From the Manis javanica isolate MJ-LG chromosome 11, MJ_LKY, whole genome shotgun sequence genome, one window contains:
- the LOC140844197 gene encoding olfactory receptor 52P1-like — translation MQPTNHSYQNPDSFLLIGIPGLEASHFWIAFPFCSMYTLAVLGNMAVLLVVYSEPALHQPMYLFLCMLSIIDLVLCTSTVPKLLALFWANAAEIDFVACATQMFFIHGFSAVESGVLLAMAFDRYLAICRPLHYGSLLPPEAVGKLGAAAVFRGLGLMTPLTCLLARLSYCNRVVAHSYCEHMAVVKLACGDTQPNNIYGITAATLVVGTDSICITISYALILRAVLGLSSKEARAKTFGTCGSHLGVILLFYTPGLFSFYTQRFGQHVPRHIHILLADLYLVVPPMLNPIIYGMKTKQIQDGALRLLKWGTAQS, via the coding sequence ATGCAACCCACAAACCACAGCTATCAGAATCCAGACTCCTTCCTGCTTATAGGAATTCCTGGCCTGGAGGCATCCCACTTTTGGATCGCATTTCCCTTCTGCTCCATGTACACCCTGGCAGTGCTTGGCAACATGGCAGTGCTGCTGGTGGTGTATTCAGAGCCTGCACTGCACCAGCCTATGTACCTGTTCCTGTGCATGCTGTCCATCATTGACCTGGTGCTCTGTACCTCTACTGTGCCCAAGCTCCTTGCACTTTTTTGGGCAAATGCTGCTGAGATAGACTTTGTGGCCTGTGCTACCCAGATGTTCTTTATCCATGGCTTCTCAGCTGTAGAATCTGGTGTCCTTCTAGCAATGGCCTTTGACCGCTACTTGGCCATCTGCCGGCCACTGCACTATGGGTCACTGCTGCCGCCAGAGGCTGTGGGAAAGCTGGGAGCTGCTGCTGTGTTCCGTGGCTTGGGGCTCATGACCCCACTTACCTGCTTACTGGCAAGGTTGAGCTACTGTAACCGAGTGGTGGCCCACTCCTACTGTGAGCACATGGCTGTGGTGAAGCTAGCTTGTGGGGACACACAGCCAAACAACATCTATGGTATCACCGCTGCCACTCTGGTGGTGGGCACTGACTCCATCTGCATCACCATCTCCTATGCGCTTATCCTCCGGGCTGTGTTAGGCCTCTCATCCAAGGAGGCAAGGGCTAAGACCTTTGGCACCTGTGGCTCCCATCTAGGTGTCATCCTTCTCTTCTATACACCAGGACTCTTCTCATTCTACACACAGCGCTTCGGCCAGCATGTGCCCCGGCACATCCACATCCTCCTAGCTGACCTCTATCTTGTTGTGCCGCCCATGCTCAACCCCATCATCTATGGCATGAAGACCAAGCAGATCCAGGACGGGGCCCTCAGACTCCTCAAGTGGGGCACTGCTCAGTCATAA